A genome region from Polyodon spathula isolate WHYD16114869_AA chromosome 19, ASM1765450v1, whole genome shotgun sequence includes the following:
- the LOC121294282 gene encoding kinesin-like protein KIF23 isoform X1 yields the protein MIKPPRGKTPRRPALKKPSNNSNLKDPVGVYCRVRPLGSEDQECCIEVISETTIQLHPPEGSKVNRNGEFKETQYSFKNVFGLNISQLELFDNVAKPLVDDVIHCKNGLLFTYGVTGSGKTHTMTGSPGEGGLLPRSLDMIFNSIGPYQAKRYVFKPDDKNGMEIQTSVDALLERQKRESQTSAPKTPSRQRPDPEFADMINVEDTCKAEGIDEDSVYSVFVSYIEIYNNYIYDLLEEVPYDPIRPKWNGCGTPVRSTEFIPPQSKILREDQNHNMYVAGCTEVEVKSTVEAFEVFWKGQKKRRIANTQLNRESSRSHSVFIIKLAQAPLDADGDNVLQDKDQISVSQLCLVDLAGSERTSRTRAEGSRLREAGNINQSLMTLRTCIEVLRENQMYGTNKMVPYRDSKVTHLFKNYFDGEGKVRMIVCVNPKADDYEETMLVMRFAEMTQEVEVARPVDRPICGLTPGRRNRNQAFKEELTRKLEERGGPVNGDLENPSAIEILIQSLPPLPPCNLVDVNDDQTLPRLIECLEKRHRIRQMMIDEFDKTAGLFKSMLQEFDGTLMAKENFIQEQRGKLGDKDRVITGQKSEVDRLEKKVKTLEYKIDILQKTTNIYEVDKRSLQQELETKDQKLQRELSEKRRMEARMQGVVSNTKMKWEKECERRVAAKQMEMQNKLWVKDEKLKQLKAIVTESKSERPERSEKPERPSREKDMVKKRSVSPSPVPNAPPVQPRHRRSLSAGGERWVDHKPASNLELGTVMQPHVPNAIKVSVPNEKALSKCDKYMLTHQELASDGEIKTKLIKGEVFKTRGGGQSVQFTDVETLKQESPTSSTNRKRRSSGNAPVQKEETTESEWTDVETRCSVAVEMRAGSNLGPGYQHHGQPKRRKP from the exons ATGATCAAACCACC GAGGGGTAAAACACCCCGAAGACCTGCCCTAAAGAAACCATCCAATAACAGTAACCTTAAAGATCCAGTTGGT GTGTACTGCCGGGTCCGCCCGCTTGGTTCAGAGGACCAGGAATGCTGTATTGAGGTGATCAGTGAAACAACAATACAACTGCACCCTCCAGAAGGGAGCAAAGTTAACAGGAATGGAGAGTTCAAAGAG ACGCAGTATTCCTTCAAGAATGTGTTTGGTCTGAACATATCTCAGCTTGAACTGTTTGACAACGTGGCAAAGCCACTTGTTGATGATGTCATTCATTGTAAAAATG GTTTGCTTTTCACGTATGGTGTGACAGGCAGCGGGAAAACTCATACAATGACTGGCTCTCCTGGGGAAGGGGGTCTTCTTCCCCGCTCTCTGGATATGATTTTCAATAGTATAGGTCCTTATCAGGCAAAGCGATAC GTTTTCAAGCCAGATGACAAAAATGGCATGGAGATTCAGACCTCCGTTGATGCTTTGTTAGAAAGGCAAAAAAGAGAGAGCCAAACATCTGCACCGAAGACTCCTTCTAG GCAAAGGCCAGATCCAGAGTTTGCTGACATGATCAATGTAGAAGATACTTGCAAGGCAGAGGGTATCGATGAAGACAGTGtctacagtgtttttgtttcatacataGAAATCTATAATAATTACATCTATGATCTCCTAGAGGAAGTCCCATATGATCCAATAAGGCCAAA GTGGAACGGGTGCGGCACTCCTGTGCGGAGCACTGAGTTCAT ACCTCCTCAATCTAAAATTCTCAGGGAAGATCAAAACCATAATATGTATGTGGCTGGCTGTACAGAAGTAGAGGTGAAATCGACAGTAGAAGCATTTGAGGTTTTCTGGAAAG GTCAGAAAAAGAGGCGTATTGCCAACACTCAGTTAAACCGAGAATCCAGtcgttctcacagtgtattcatCATCAAACTGGCTCAGGCGCCTTTGGATGCAGATGGAGACAATGTTCTGCAG gATAAAGATCAGATAAGTGTGAGTCAGCTTTGCCTGGTTGATCTGGCTGGAAGTGAAAGAACAAGCAGAACGCGAGCTGAAGGGAGCCGACTGCGGGAGGCAG GGAACATAAACCAGTCCCTGATGACTCTTAGAACATGTATAGAAGTTTTAAGAGAGAACCAGATGTATGGAACAAATAAG atggTACCGTACAGAGATTCTAAAGTGACCCATCTATTTAAGAACTATTTTGATGGGGAAGGAAAAGTGAGAATGATTGTTTGTGTCAATCCTAAAGCAGACGATTACGAAGAAACTATG CTGGTGATGAGGTTTGCTGAGATGACTCAGGAAGTGGAAGTTGCCAGGCCTGTTGACAGGCCTATCTGCGGCCTCACACCGGGGCGCAGGAACAGAAACCAGGCCTTCAAGGAAGAGTTGACACGCAAGCTAGAGGAGCGTGGAGGCCCAGTTAATGGAG ATTTAGAAAACCCTTCAGCCATTGAGATTCTTATACAGAGCTTACCGCCTCTGCCTCCTTGTAATCTTGTGGATGTTAATGACGACCAAACCTTGCCCAGACTGATTGAATGCCTGGAGAAACGACACAGAATAAGGCAGATGATGATAGATGAGTTTGATAAAACAG CTGGGTTGTTTAAATCTATGCTCCAGGAGTTTGATGGTACCCTAATGGCCAAGGAGAATTTCATCCAGGAGCAGAGAGGAAAGCTGGGTGACAAGGATAGGGTTATTACGGGACAGAAGTCCGAGGTTGATCGACTTGAGAAGAAGGTCAAAACCCTAGAATATAAG attgacATTTTGCAGAAAACAACTAATATTTATGAAGTGGATAAACGTTCCTTACAACAAGAGTTGGAGACAAAGGACCAGAAATTGCAGCGAGAATTATCAGAGAAACGTCGAATGGAAGCAAGGATGCAAGGAGTGGTGTCGAATACAAAGATGAAATGGGAGAAGGAATGT GAGAGACGTGTGGCTGCGAAACAGATGGAGATGCAGAACAAACTGTGGGTGAAAGATGAAAAGCTGAAGCAGCTCAAAGCCATTGTAACGGAAAGCAAGAGCGAGAGACCAGAGAGATCTGAAAAGCCAGAGAGACCATCCAGGGAGAAGGACATGGTTAAGAAAAGATCTGTGTCTCCATCGCCTGTACCT AACGCACCACCGGTTCAGCCTCGACACAGACGCTCACTCTCCGCGGGTGGGGAGAGATGGGTAGATCATAAACCAGCCAGTAATTTGGAGCTAGGTACAGTCATGCAACCACATGTGCCCAATGCAATCAAGGTGTCAGTTCCCAATGAAAAAGCTTTGTCAAAATGTGACAAATACATGCTGACACACCAGGAGCTGGCATCGGAtggggaaattaaaacaaaacttataAAG GGAGAAGTGTTCAAGACAAGAGGGGGAGGACAATCAGTCCAGTTCACAGACGTAGAAACATTAAAGCAGGAGTCCCCAACTTCTAGTACAAA CCGGAAAAGGAGGTCCTCTGGTAACGCCCCTGTGCAGAAGGAGGAAACCACAGAGAGTGAATGGACCGATGTAGAGACGAGG tgttCTGTAGCTGTAGAGATGAGGGCGGGTTCTAATCTTGGACCTGGATACCAGCACCATGGCCAACCTAA GCGCAGAAAGCCCTAA